A region of Solea solea chromosome 7, fSolSol10.1, whole genome shotgun sequence DNA encodes the following proteins:
- the pde9ac gene encoding high affinity cGMP-specific 3',5'-cyclic phosphodiesterase 9A, which translates to MGSSSSSYAPKTIYLDVGGKVQKVVFSRHCSPFDIKELLCSSSNIPRNTAIMMVDPEGALVSIDPTMPANSPNSLYKVVPLSAGQLGEKEDMFQNVLSQVADQFSRAFRINELKTEITNRLAMLEKRVELEGLKVVEIEKCKNDLKKLRDEMASRGGGRVNCPCKYNFSEDGKKVTPRRDVPNYPKYTLSQETIEALKKPTFDVWHWEHNEMLSCLEYMYHDLGLVKEFSMNPITLKRWLLGIQENYRNNPFHNFRHCFCVSQMMYGMIHLCNLQEKLTLTDMGILMTAAVCHDLDHPGYNNTYQINARTELAVRYNDISPLENHHCAVAFQILSLPECNIFANVDPESFKQIRQAIITLILATDMARHGEILDSFKQKVDNFDFTNEEHVTCLKMVLIKCCDISNEVRPTEVAEPWVDCLLEEYFMQSDREKCEGLPVAPFMDRDKVTKPTAQIGFIKFVLIPMFETVMKLFPQIEEIMVQPLRDSRDHYEELKQIDDAMTEAQKKQTESMSLGGKKK; encoded by the exons AtgggctccagctcctcctcttaCGCTCCGAAAACCATTTACTTGGATGTGGGTGGGAAGGTGCAAAAG GTGGTGTTCAGTCGACACTGCAGTCCATTTGACATCAAGGAGCTTCTGTGTTCCTCATCAAACATACCCAG GAACACTGCCATTATGATGGTGGATCCAGAAGGTGCCTTGGTCTCCATTGATCCCACCATGCCGGCCAACTCTCCAAA CTCCTTGTACAAAGTTGTCCCTCTATCTGCTGGTCAACTTGGAG AGAAGGAGGACATGTTTCAGAACGTGTTGTCCCAGGTGGCTGATCAGTTCAGCAG AGCCTTTCGCATCAACGAGCTAAAGACTGAGATCACCAACAGGCTGGCCATGCTGGAGAAAAGAGTTGAAT tgGAGGGCTTGAAAGTGGTGGAGATTGAGAAGTGCAAGAACGATCTGAAGAAGCTACGGGATGAGATGGCTTCGAGAGGTGGTGGCAG AGTTAACTGTCCATGCAAATACAACTTCTCGGAGGACGGGAAGAAGGTCACTCCCAGACGTGATGTCCCCAATTATccaaag tacacattGTCTCAGGAGACTATTGAGGCTTTGAAGAAGCCAACGTTTGACGTCTGGCACTGGGAACACAATGAG ATGCTGAGCTGTCTGGAGTACATGTACCATGACCTGGGGCTGGTGAAGGAATTCAGCATGAACCCCATAACACTCAAACGCTGGCTG TTGGGAATTCAGGAGAATTACCGCAACAATCCCTTCCACAACTTCCGTCATTGCTTCTGTGTGAGCCAGATGATGTACGGCATGATTCACCTCTGCAACCTACAG GAGAAGCTGACTCTCACTGATATGGGCATTTTAAtgacagctgcagtgtgtcacGACTTGGACCACCCCGGTTACAACAACAC GTATCAAATCAACGCCCGCACAGAGCTGGCAGTGCGCTACAATGACATATCCCCCCTGGAGAACCATCACTGTGCTGTGGCCTTCCAGATCCTGTCACTTCCTGAGTGTAACATCTTTGCAAATGTGGATCCTGAGTCATTCAAACAGATCCGACAG gcaATTATCACCCTCATTCTGGCCACTGACATGGCCAGACACGGGGAGATACTAGACTCCTTTAAGCAAAAAGTGGACAACTTCGACTTCACTAACGAGGAGCATGTGACATGC ctgaaGATGGTTCTAATCAAGTGCTGCGATATTTCCAACGAAGTGAGGCCAACTGAGGTTGCTGAGCCATGGGTGGACTGTCTACTGGAGGAGTACTTCATGCAG aGTGACAGGGAGAAGTGTGAGGGTCTCCCAGTGGCTCCCTTCATGGACAGAGACAAAGTCACCAAGCCCACCGCTCAGATTGGATTCATCAAGTTTGTCCTCATTCCAATGTTTGAAACTGTCATGAAG CTGTTCCCTCAGATAGAGGAGATCATGGTTCAGCCTTTGAGAGACTCCCGTGATCACTACGAGGAGCTGAAACAGATTGACGATGCCATGACAGAG GCACAGAAGAAACAAACTGAAAGTATGTCATTAGGCGGGAAGAAGAAGTAA